In Methylotenera versatilis 79, the DNA window CGCTGGTCGCTATCGGTTTTGTGTTGATCTACAAAGCATCTGGTGTTTTTAACTTCGCACAAGGTTCTATGGTGCTTTTTTCTGCATTGACGTTTGTCAGCCTGCTAGAGCGTGGCGTACCTTTTTGGATTTCATTCATCATTACATTACTCATCATGCTGGTGCTGGCGTGGGCAATTGAGCGATTTGTGCTCAGAAAATTGGTTAACCGCTCACCCATTACCTTATTTATGGCGACATTAGGCTTAAGTTACATTATTGAAGGCTTGGCGCAAGCCGTTTGGGGTGCGCAGGTACATGCGTTGGATATTGGCGTCAGTGATGAACCGTTTGAGATTTTTGGCATGTTGCTGTCACAGTTCGACTTATTCGCCGCCGCAATCGCCGGTATTTTAGTAGCAGTTCTATCGTTTTTATTCAGCAAAACCCGCACCGGCATTTCATTGCGTGCAGTGGCAGATGACCAATTAGCAGCCTTAGCCGTTGGTATCAAATTGAATCGCTTATGGTTCATCGTTTGGGGTGTGGCAGGCTTTGTAGGTTTGGTTGCAGGCTTGTTGTGGGGCGCGCGCGTCGGTGTGCAATTCTCATTGTCGCTGATTGTATTGAAAGCCTTACCAGTATTGATTATCGGTGGGTTTACTTCTATCGGCGGCGCAATTGTTGGTGGCTTGATTATCGGCTCATCCGAAAAGCTGGCTGAAGTATTCTTAGGCCCGTACATCGGCGGCGGTATAGAGAACTGGTTCCCTTATGTGTTGGCGATGCTATTTTTACTAGTGCGACCATCCGGCATTTTTGGCGAACGCGCCATTGAACGAGTTTAGCAGGCTGATTTTATGTGGATAGCTTATGTTATATAGAGAAGCAGGACAGTTTATTACCGATTATCGCGCAGATAAATCGATCTTTCGGCTAAAACAAGAGCGCTGGGGATTCTATTTATTGTTGGCAATTGCATTCATATTCATTCCATTTATTGGCAACGATTACTGGTTTAGCGCCATATTGATTCCGTTTTTAGTCTTGTCATTGGCAGGTTTAGGCTTGAATCTGCTAACCGGTTATGCAGGTCAATTATCGTTGGGTTCAGCTGCGTTTATGGCGGTGGGTGCTTTTGCAGCTTATAACTTCCATTTGCGCATTGAAGGCTTGCCGTTTTTAGTCAGCTTTCTATTGGGTGGTTTTACTGCCGCCATCGTAGGCATTCTGTTTGGATTACCCAGCCTTAGAATCAAAGGTTTTTATTTGCTGGTTTCCACATTAGCGGCGCAGTTTTTTGTGTTGTGGGTATTTACTAATTTCTCTTGGTTTTCGAATAACAACTCATCTGGCGTGATCACTGCGCCGCAGTTAATCATTCTAAATCATGATTTCAGCACGCCAGTTGGCCGATATTTGCTGACATTAGGCATTGTGGTTGTACTGGGTTTTCTAGCGAAAAGCATTGTACGAAGCGAGCTAGGTAGAAATTGGATGGCGGTTCGCGATATGGATACTGCTGCTGCCGTGATTGGTATCTCTATCCCTAAAACCAAATTATTGGCTTTCGGCATCAGTTCGTTTTTCCTTGGCATTGCTGGTTCGTTATGGGCATTCACTTATCTAGGCACTGTTGAGCCACACGGTTTCGATTTAACACGCTCTTTCCAGATTTTGTTTATCGTTATTATTGGCGGCATGGGCAGCATTTTGGGCAATTTTTTAGGCGCGGCATTTGTCATTTTGTTGCCTATCTTATTGTCGAATATTTCCATGAATCTATTGGCTGGTGCGATTGATCCAGGACAACTTGAGAACTTCCAAAAGATTATCTTTGGCGCGCTGATTATTTTCTTTTTGATTAAAGAGCCGAATGGTCTTGCTAAAGTCTGGCAGACATTCAAACAGCGTTCCAGAGTTTGGCCGTTGCGTTTTTAGACTTAACACTCAAATTACTTAACTAAATTTATAGCTTAACTTTTACATCTTTTTAACTTAATCGCTTTAACTTACAGGAGTGCCTTTTGATGTGTTGATTACAAATATGTGCGAAAAACCAATTTTTATATAACTAAATAATATTAAAAATTATATTATTAAAACTAAGGAGTATATAAGTATGAGTATTTTTAAGAGGGCGACGCAGCTACTCGCCGCGTTAGGTTTGGGAGCGATGCTGCTTTCTGGCAACGCTCAAGCAGAAAATGAGCAATATTTTCCATTACAAAGCTATCGTATCGGGCCTTATGCGGCAGGTGGTTCAGGTTTCTTTGGTGGTTTCATTGATTATTTACAATACATCAATGCAAAAGATGGCGGTGTAAATGGGGTTAAATTCACTTGGAGCGAGTGCGAAACCGAGTACGTGGTTGAAAAAGGCGTTGAGTGTTATGAACGCCTTAAAAAAGGCTTAAACGGCGCACCAGCAGCAGCAACCAATCCATTGTCTGTCGGCATCGCTTACGCAACGCTTGATCGCTCAACTGCAGACAAATTGCCGTTGATTACGATTAACCATGGCCGCACAGATTCTACTGATGGCAGCGTATTTCCGTATGCTTTCCCATTACAACTTAATCCGTACAGTGAAGTGTCTGCAATCATCAATTACATCGG includes these proteins:
- a CDS encoding branched-chain amino acid ABC transporter permease, giving the protein MLYREAGQFITDYRADKSIFRLKQERWGFYLLLAIAFIFIPFIGNDYWFSAILIPFLVLSLAGLGLNLLTGYAGQLSLGSAAFMAVGAFAAYNFHLRIEGLPFLVSFLLGGFTAAIVGILFGLPSLRIKGFYLLVSTLAAQFFVLWVFTNFSWFSNNNSSGVITAPQLIILNHDFSTPVGRYLLTLGIVVVLGFLAKSIVRSELGRNWMAVRDMDTAAAVIGISIPKTKLLAFGISSFFLGIAGSLWAFTYLGTVEPHGFDLTRSFQILFIVIIGGMGSILGNFLGAAFVILLPILLSNISMNLLAGAIDPGQLENFQKIIFGALIIFFLIKEPNGLAKVWQTFKQRSRVWPLRF
- a CDS encoding branched-chain amino acid ABC transporter permease, whose protein sequence is MSFFFEVLTGGLLAGVMYSLVAIGFVLIYKASGVFNFAQGSMVLFSALTFVSLLERGVPFWISFIITLLIMLVLAWAIERFVLRKLVNRSPITLFMATLGLSYIIEGLAQAVWGAQVHALDIGVSDEPFEIFGMLLSQFDLFAAAIAGILVAVLSFLFSKTRTGISLRAVADDQLAALAVGIKLNRLWFIVWGVAGFVGLVAGLLWGARVGVQFSLSLIVLKALPVLIIGGFTSIGGAIVGGLIIGSSEKLAEVFLGPYIGGGIENWFPYVLAMLFLLVRPSGIFGERAIERV